From the Solanum lycopersicum chromosome 10, SLM_r2.1 genome, one window contains:
- the LOC138338773 gene encoding uncharacterized protein — MASRLRDFMRMNPPMFFGSKVYEDPQDFIDEVYNILFSMGVSTIAKAELAAYQLKDVAQTWYNQRKDNRALGNSPVTWEIFKKLMLHAHQIKESRPRKRNREAKRAKSFESGSSKSRLDVQDKSKFKKRFSNQVSSYFTKNCTDRGLNPKPQKGRNVDQPKGRPTCGKCGKKHVGECLVGTKNCYGCGKSGHMMNDFLNVRSQGKGNGRTQPSGPSFKSPNRNCFYAFKARGEHKNSPDVVMGMLQAFSVNVYVVLDPGATFCFVTPLVARKFDVLPDVLIELFSVCTLMGDSVVAKRVYRKCPVMLPNRVILADLVENDMFDFDIILGLDWLHDCFASIDCRTRVVKFEFPNEPILEWNGGKFDANWSNDFLFQGLGFSNDLPGVPPEREIDFDIDLLPDTSPISIPPYRMFLAEMKKLKLQLKDLLDKGFIQLSISP; from the exons ATGGCTAGCCGTTTGAGAGATTTTatgagaatgaatcctcccaTGTTCTTTGGATCGAAAGTTtatgaagacccccaagattTTATTGATGAGGTTTACAATATCTTGTTTTCTATGGGGGTTAGTACTATTGCGAAGGCTGAACTTGctgcctatcaactcaaggacgtggCTCAGACATGGTATAACCAGCGGAAGGATAATCGGGCTTTAGGAAATAGTCCAGTGACATGGGAGATCTTTAAAAA GTTGATGCTTCATGCTCATCAGATTAAGGAAAGTCGTCCAAGGAAGAGGAATAGGGAAGCGAAGAGGGCAAAGTCATTTGAAAGTGGTTCTTCTAAGAGTAGGCTTGATGTTCAAGACAAGAGTAAgtttaagaagaggttttcaaatCAGGTTTCTTCTTATTTCACCAAGAATTGCACTGATAGAGGTTTGAATCCAAAACCTCAAAAGGGGAGAAATGTTGATCAACCAAAAGGGAGACCAACTTGtggtaagtgtggtaagaaacatgTGGGTGAATGTCTTGTTGGGACTAAAAATTGCTAtggttgtggaaagagtggCCATATGATGAATGATTTTCTTAATGTGAGAAGTCAAGGCAAGGGGAATGGTCGAACTCAACCAAGCGGTCCTAGTTTTAAATCTCCAAACAGGAACTGTTTCTATGCATTCAAGGCTAGGGGTGAACACAAAAACTCTCCCGACGTTGTGATGGGTATGTTACAAGCTTTCTCTGTTAATGTCTATGTTGTGCTTGACCCAGGTGctactttttgttttgttacacctttggtagctaggaagtttgatgtacttCCCGATGTTTTGATTGAACTCTTTTCGGTTTGTACCCTAATGGGTGACTCTGTGGTTGCAAAAAGAGTCTATAGGAAATGTCCTGTGATGCTTCCCAATAGAGTTATTCTTGCTGATTTGGTAGAAAAtgacatgtttgattttgatatcatcttGGGTTTGGATTGGCTTCAcgattgttttgcttccatagattgtagaacaagggtagtaAAATTTGAATTCCCTAATGAACCTATTCTAGAGTGGAATGGGGGGAAATTCGATGCAAATTGGTCAAATGATTTCTTGTTTCAAGGCTT AGGTTTTTCTAATGACCTTCCAGGAGTTCCTCCCGAACGAGAAATTGACTTTGACATTGATTTGTTACCGGATACGAGTcctatttcaattcctccatatAGAATGTTTCTGGCTGAAATGAAAAAGTTGAAGctccaactcaaagatttactagacaagggtttcattcaacTTAGTATTTCTCCATAG